Proteins from a genomic interval of Asterias rubens chromosome 16, eAstRub1.3, whole genome shotgun sequence:
- the LOC117301172 gene encoding endoribonuclease LACTB2-like has protein sequence MATFIPKVEQLSSRVIRVLGCNPGPITLQGTNTYIVGTGKRRFLIDTGEDDRPEYLSNLKKTLSDHNTSIQEVLLTHWHHDHIGGIADVHKELQLAPSISFSKLSRNPTQPEPIEGADLKYKYLEDGQVLQAEGATLRVIYTPGHTDDHMALLLEEENAIFTGDCILGESSAIFEDLFTYMKSLERLLTCKADILYPGHGPVLHDAVNKVQMYINHRNMREGQIVDVLKSHKDKALTSMDVVKIVYTDTPEALHIAAANNVGHHLAKLEKEGKVVKDADDNGYQWSSKL, from the exons ATGGCGACCTTCATCCCAAAAGTCGAACAACTTTCCTCCAGGGTTATTCGTGTTCTGGGCTGTAATCCTGGTCCTATAACTCTACAGGGAACAAATACATACATCGTTGGTACCGGTAAAAG aCGATTTCTGATTGACACCGGCGAAGACGATCGGCCAGAATATCTGAGCAATCTGAAGAAGACGCTGAGTGATCATAATACAAGTATACAGGAGGTACTACTCACACATTGGCATCATGACCACATTGGAGGAATCGCTGATGTCCACAAAGAATTGCAATTGG CTCCCTCCATAAGCTTCAGCAAGCTGTCAAGAAACCCAACTCAGCCAGAGCCCATTGAAGGAGCCGATCTTAAGTACAAGTATCTTGAGGATGGCCAGGTGTTACAAGCAGAAGGAGCCACGCTGAG GGTTATATACACTCCCGGCCACACGGATGACCACATGGCTCTGTTACTTGAGGAGGAGAATGCCATCTTCACTGGAGACTGTATTCTTGGGGAGAGTTCTGCG ATATTTGAAGACCTTTTCACCTACATGAAGTCACTAGAACGTCTTCTGACTTGCAAGGCAGACATCTTGTACCCGGGTCATGGACCGGTCTTGCATGATGCTGTCAACAAGGTTCAGATGTACATCAATCATAGAAACATGAGGGAGGGACAAATTGTAGATGTCTTGAAGTCTCACAAGGATAAGGCTCTTACCTCCATGGATGTGGTCAAGATAGTATACACT GACACCCCAGAGGCGCTACACATTGCCGCAGCCAACAATGTTGGTCATCATCTCGCCAAGctagaaaaagaaggaaaagttG TCAAAGATGCAGATGATAATGGATATCAATGGAGCAGTAAGCTTTAG